A stretch of Paludisphaera borealis DNA encodes these proteins:
- a CDS encoding PSD1 and planctomycete cytochrome C domain-containing protein — protein MASGLRRFASLFAGLIAAAAVSGAARGGDVAPDAAPKPAPTPAPAKPRPVNFAREVRPILSDSCFACHGPDDKQRKAKLRLDVHEGVLAKLESGDAAVVPGKVDDSSLAFRIETDDAEMLMPPKSSGKTLTPQQIDVLKRWIAEGAHWGEHWAFEPPVQAAPPAPDAANKGWARTPIDRFLLARIEAEGLKPSREAEPTTLLRRAYLDLTGLPPTPADSDAFLADAAKGLDAAYEKVVDRLLDSPRYGEHMARFWLDAARYGDTHGLHLDNFREMWPYRDWVVNAFNANKPFDQFIVEQLAGDLLPNPTHDQVIATGFNRCHVSTSEGGSIEEEVYVRNVVDQVDTNSTVFLGLTVGCARCHDHKYDPVRQKDYYQLFAFFNNIDGPALDGNISKWAPIVKVPSAEQTAALKAADAKLADLRGKLAAEAAKAVAAYDPKVDEGQSEVVQRGDFVWLDDAPPAGSTPQGDGEFVSKPDHPVLTGKAALRIEAAGLKQKIFEIAGPKLKVGEGDSFFTYVFIDPLKPPKEIMLQWRVAGAWSHRAFWGENVIPWGKDGTTERTRIGDLPASGSWVRIEVAAKTLGLAPGTVIDGWAFTQHDGAAYWDKAGLSTWTPQEGQTYGSLTAWVRARSADGGMGLADPIKAIVKKPRAGRTDDERKQLLAAFVVENGWTTGRSIFEPLLQQIAKTDAERKAVDDAISTTLVFRERVGEPKPAFLLNRGEYDQRRDKVGRATPAFLPPLPPGSSVDRLGLARWLVAPNHPLTARVAVNRFWLHVFGTGIVKTAEDFGSQGEPPSHPELLDWLAVQFRDEGWDVKRFVKRMVMSAAYRQTSQTSAESLAKDPDNRLLSRGPRFRLDAETLRDQAFFVSGMLVERVGGPSVKPPQPAGLWEAVAYTGSNTARFTADTGAEKVHRRSMYTFWKRTSPPPQMTTLDAPSRESCQVRRERTNTPLQALLLLNEPQYVEASRVLAERTLREAKPAPEERLRYMFRLATARQPDARDLAELSAALQDLSAHYAKQPEAAKALIEGGEFKPDAKFDPSELAAWTMIGNILLNLDEVVTKG, from the coding sequence ATGGCCTCTGGTTTGCGACGCTTCGCCAGCCTGTTTGCAGGGTTGATCGCGGCGGCGGCCGTTTCCGGTGCCGCACGAGGGGGCGACGTCGCCCCGGACGCGGCTCCGAAACCGGCGCCGACGCCGGCGCCGGCCAAGCCGCGCCCCGTGAACTTCGCCCGCGAGGTCAGGCCGATCCTCTCGGACAGTTGCTTCGCCTGCCACGGCCCCGACGACAAGCAGCGGAAGGCGAAGCTGCGGCTCGACGTCCACGAGGGGGTGCTGGCCAAGCTCGAATCGGGCGACGCGGCCGTCGTGCCGGGCAAGGTCGACGACAGCTCGCTGGCGTTCCGGATCGAGACCGACGACGCCGAGATGCTCATGCCCCCCAAAAGCTCGGGCAAGACCCTCACCCCCCAGCAGATCGACGTCCTCAAGCGGTGGATCGCCGAGGGGGCGCACTGGGGCGAGCACTGGGCGTTCGAGCCCCCGGTCCAGGCCGCCCCCCCGGCCCCCGACGCCGCGAACAAGGGATGGGCGCGGACCCCGATCGATCGGTTCCTGCTCGCCCGGATCGAGGCCGAGGGGCTGAAGCCCTCGCGCGAGGCCGAGCCGACGACGCTGCTGCGGCGCGCCTATCTCGACCTCACCGGCCTGCCTCCCACGCCGGCCGACTCCGACGCCTTCCTGGCCGACGCCGCGAAGGGGCTCGACGCCGCTTATGAAAAGGTCGTCGACCGCCTGCTCGACTCGCCCCGGTACGGCGAGCACATGGCCCGGTTCTGGCTCGACGCCGCCCGCTACGGCGACACCCACGGACTCCACCTCGACAACTTCCGAGAGATGTGGCCCTACCGCGACTGGGTCGTCAACGCCTTCAACGCCAACAAGCCGTTCGACCAGTTCATCGTCGAGCAGCTCGCCGGCGACCTGCTGCCCAACCCGACCCACGACCAGGTGATCGCCACCGGCTTCAACCGCTGCCATGTCTCGACGAGCGAAGGGGGCTCGATCGAGGAAGAGGTCTACGTCCGCAACGTCGTCGACCAGGTCGACACCAACAGCACCGTCTTCCTCGGCCTCACCGTCGGCTGCGCCCGGTGCCACGACCACAAGTACGACCCGGTCCGCCAGAAGGACTATTACCAGCTCTTCGCCTTCTTCAACAACATCGACGGCCCCGCGCTCGACGGCAACATCTCGAAGTGGGCGCCGATCGTCAAGGTTCCCTCCGCCGAGCAGACGGCCGCCCTCAAGGCCGCCGACGCGAAGCTCGCCGACCTGCGCGGGAAGCTCGCGGCCGAAGCGGCCAAGGCCGTCGCCGCCTATGACCCGAAAGTCGACGAAGGTCAGTCGGAAGTCGTCCAGCGCGGCGATTTCGTCTGGCTCGACGACGCGCCGCCGGCCGGCTCGACGCCCCAGGGGGACGGCGAGTTCGTCTCCAAGCCCGATCATCCCGTCCTGACCGGCAAGGCCGCGCTGCGGATCGAGGCGGCGGGCCTCAAGCAGAAGATCTTCGAGATCGCCGGGCCGAAGCTCAAGGTCGGCGAGGGCGATTCGTTCTTCACCTACGTCTTCATCGACCCGCTCAAGCCCCCCAAGGAGATCATGCTCCAGTGGCGGGTCGCCGGCGCATGGTCGCACCGCGCGTTCTGGGGCGAGAACGTCATCCCCTGGGGCAAGGACGGCACGACCGAGCGCACCCGGATCGGCGACCTGCCGGCCTCGGGCTCGTGGGTTCGGATCGAGGTCGCGGCCAAGACCCTCGGACTCGCGCCGGGGACGGTCATCGACGGCTGGGCGTTCACCCAGCACGACGGCGCCGCCTACTGGGACAAGGCGGGCCTGTCGACCTGGACTCCGCAGGAAGGGCAGACGTACGGCAGCTTGACCGCCTGGGTCCGCGCCCGATCGGCCGACGGCGGAATGGGACTCGCCGATCCGATCAAGGCGATCGTCAAGAAGCCCCGCGCCGGACGCACCGACGACGAGCGCAAGCAACTGCTCGCCGCGTTCGTCGTCGAGAACGGCTGGACCACGGGCCGGTCGATCTTCGAGCCGCTGCTTCAGCAGATCGCCAAGACGGACGCCGAACGGAAGGCCGTCGACGACGCGATCTCGACGACGCTGGTGTTCCGCGAGCGGGTGGGCGAGCCCAAGCCGGCCTTCCTCCTGAACCGCGGCGAATACGACCAGCGCCGCGACAAGGTCGGCCGGGCGACGCCCGCGTTCCTGCCGCCGCTGCCCCCGGGATCGTCGGTCGACCGTCTGGGCCTGGCCCGCTGGCTCGTCGCCCCGAACCACCCGCTGACGGCCCGCGTGGCGGTCAACCGGTTCTGGCTCCACGTCTTCGGGACGGGGATCGTCAAAACGGCCGAGGACTTCGGCTCGCAGGGCGAGCCCCCCAGCCACCCCGAGCTGCTCGACTGGCTCGCGGTCCAATTCCGCGACGAGGGCTGGGACGTGAAGCGGTTCGTCAAACGGATGGTGATGTCGGCCGCGTACCGCCAGACCTCGCAGACAAGCGCTGAGAGCCTGGCCAAAGACCCCGACAATCGCCTGCTCTCGCGGGGGCCGCGGTTCCGGCTCGACGCCGAGACTCTGCGCGACCAGGCGTTCTTCGTCTCCGGCATGCTCGTCGAGCGCGTCGGCGGGCCGAGCGTCAAGCCGCCGCAGCCGGCGGGCCTGTGGGAAGCCGTCGCCTACACGGGGAGCAACACGGCCCGGTTCACGGCCGACACCGGCGCCGAGAAGGTCCACCGCCGCAGCATGTACACGTTCTGGAAGCGGACCTCGCCGCCGCCGCAGATGACCACGCTCGACGCCCCCTCGCGCGAGTCGTGCCAGGTCCGCCGCGAGCGCACCAACACGCCGCTCCAGGCGCTCTTGCTGCTCAACGAGCCGCAGTACGTCGAGGCGTCGCGCGTCCTGGCCGAGCGGACGCTCCGCGAGGCCAAGCCGGCGCCCGAGGAACGGCTTCGCTACATGTTCCGCCTGGCGACCGCCCGCCAGCCCGACGCCCGCGACCTCGCCGAGCTGTCGGCCGCGCTGCAGGACCTCTCGGCCCACTACGCCAAGCAGCCCGAGGCCGCCAAGGCGCTGATCGAGGGGGGCGAGTTCAAGCCCGACGCCAAGTTCGACCCGAGCGAGCTGGCCGCCTGGACGATGATCGGCAACATCCTCCTGAACCTGGACGAAGTGGTGACCAAGGGTTGA
- a CDS encoding acyltransferase family protein: MRDINASASAESLDARLRTPDRAASPPRPERITWIESARGLGIVLVVTKHILHGLAAHGLLTESPVARLWDSRYYNPQMALFFALSGLFAERLASRGGRVFLADKAATLLYPYFVWASLLGLVRIAVAVSAGRPAPVEYLLQLPVYPLMQFWFIYVLFFVSLLYFALRRAGFGPAVCVAVTLALHLFRPWGEENIQASTMPMLKIFYYAPFYAVGALAGLHLPRLRIEGAWRLAAVAATGVGVSLACALRGGLEDPPLPVQTAVTLIGIAGLMALAALLSRLPALNFLRPLGRRSLEIYALHMFAVEGLRPLLADVLHIRNPAVHFIVALTVSILGSMAFVRLCERFGVKYAFRLPRPGKSGPRPAPRREPGVAMA, from the coding sequence ATGAGAGACATCAACGCATCGGCTTCGGCCGAATCGCTCGACGCACGACTTCGAACGCCCGATCGCGCCGCCTCGCCGCCGCGTCCGGAGCGGATCACCTGGATCGAGTCGGCGCGCGGGCTCGGCATCGTGCTGGTGGTGACCAAGCACATTTTGCACGGGCTCGCCGCCCACGGCCTGCTGACCGAATCGCCGGTCGCCCGCCTCTGGGACAGCCGATACTACAACCCTCAGATGGCCTTGTTCTTCGCGCTCTCGGGGCTGTTCGCCGAGCGGCTGGCGAGCCGGGGGGGCCGCGTCTTCCTGGCCGACAAGGCGGCGACGCTCCTTTACCCGTATTTCGTCTGGGCGAGCCTGCTCGGGCTCGTCCGGATCGCCGTGGCGGTTTCCGCCGGGCGCCCGGCGCCGGTCGAGTACCTGTTGCAACTGCCGGTGTACCCGCTCATGCAGTTCTGGTTCATCTACGTCCTGTTCTTCGTCTCACTCCTGTATTTCGCCTTGCGGCGGGCGGGGTTTGGGCCGGCGGTCTGCGTGGCCGTCACGCTGGCGCTCCATCTGTTCCGGCCATGGGGCGAAGAGAACATCCAGGCCTCGACGATGCCGATGTTGAAGATCTTCTACTACGCGCCGTTCTACGCCGTCGGCGCGCTCGCGGGGCTTCATCTCCCCAGGCTCCGCATCGAGGGGGCTTGGCGGCTGGCGGCCGTCGCGGCGACGGGCGTCGGCGTCAGCCTCGCCTGCGCCTTGAGGGGAGGGCTCGAAGACCCGCCCCTTCCCGTGCAGACGGCCGTGACCCTGATTGGGATCGCCGGGCTGATGGCGCTGGCGGCCCTCTTGAGCCGGCTGCCGGCGCTGAATTTCCTCCGCCCGTTGGGCCGCCGCTCGCTGGAGATCTACGCGCTCCACATGTTCGCCGTCGAGGGGCTGCGCCCGCTCTTGGCGGACGTCCTGCACATCCGCAACCCGGCGGTCCACTTCATTGTGGCCCTGACGGTGAGCATCCTCGGCTCGATGGCGTTCGTTCGGCTGTGCGAGCGATTCGGCGTCAAGTACGCCTTCCGCCTGCCCCGGCCCGGGAAGTCCGGGCCGCGCCCCGCTCCGCGCCGCGAGCCAGGCGTCGCGATGGCCTGA
- a CDS encoding amidohydrolase family protein, which translates to MFARLTTVAAAVFLVLSPGDVQSQPSGVVIEGCSVFDPESGTMLEGRTIVVRGERIVAVASAGEKLDVPPDATRIDGRGRFALPGLIDAHVHLVHVLDFAHVTGDEALPLYLAAGVTSVRSTGDEIVAATLVARFAAARPESSPRVFTCSPLLDADPPIHRDVGRAVTDPAQVPAMLDEIKRWGATTLKIYAGTGRAVGRAIIEEGHRRGLFVTAHLGAYSAQDAAADGVDGLEHIWSVFNYVIPPEAAAQPGSRGRLDLTNPLCESLVAELARRKIHVDPTLVVFRNMIILPDVPEVRDHPDNALAPRRLRDFWPVYLKRSGCPQGGPLEDRRREFAKYQELTAKLYRAGVPLLVGTDSPEPQVTPGFSLHQELELLVESGLPPAAALRAATLHNAKVLNQQDHLGAIAAGKLADIVLLTANPLEDVRNTRRIELVVRGGRVCRPSEILKHAPAE; encoded by the coding sequence ATGTTTGCACGATTAACGACCGTGGCCGCCGCCGTGTTCCTGGTCCTTTCGCCGGGGGACGTTCAGAGTCAGCCGTCGGGCGTCGTGATCGAGGGCTGCTCGGTGTTCGACCCCGAGTCGGGGACGATGCTCGAAGGTCGGACGATCGTGGTGCGCGGGGAACGGATCGTCGCGGTGGCCTCGGCGGGGGAGAAGCTCGACGTCCCGCCGGACGCGACGCGGATCGACGGCCGCGGGCGGTTCGCCTTGCCGGGGCTGATCGACGCGCACGTTCATCTCGTGCACGTGCTCGACTTCGCCCACGTGACGGGGGACGAGGCCTTGCCGCTGTACCTTGCGGCCGGCGTCACCTCGGTTCGGAGCACGGGGGACGAGATCGTGGCCGCGACGCTGGTCGCCCGGTTCGCGGCGGCCCGTCCCGAATCGTCGCCGCGCGTCTTCACGTGCAGCCCGCTGCTCGACGCCGATCCCCCCATCCATCGCGACGTCGGCCGCGCCGTGACCGATCCGGCCCAGGTTCCCGCCATGCTCGACGAGATCAAGAGGTGGGGCGCGACCACGTTGAAGATTTACGCCGGCACGGGACGCGCAGTCGGGCGCGCGATCATCGAGGAGGGGCATCGTCGCGGCCTGTTCGTCACGGCCCATCTCGGCGCCTATTCAGCCCAGGACGCGGCGGCCGACGGCGTCGACGGGCTCGAACACATCTGGTCGGTGTTCAATTACGTGATCCCGCCCGAGGCGGCCGCGCAGCCGGGCTCGCGCGGGCGGCTCGACCTGACCAATCCGCTTTGCGAGTCGCTCGTCGCCGAGCTGGCTCGACGCAAGATTCACGTCGACCCGACGCTCGTCGTGTTCCGCAACATGATCATCCTGCCGGACGTCCCCGAGGTGCGCGACCATCCCGACAACGCGCTCGCCCCGCGTCGGCTCCGCGATTTCTGGCCGGTCTACCTGAAGCGCAGCGGTTGCCCGCAAGGTGGTCCGCTGGAAGACCGCCGCCGCGAGTTCGCCAAGTACCAGGAGCTGACCGCCAAGCTGTATCGGGCCGGCGTGCCGCTGCTGGTCGGGACCGACTCGCCCGAGCCGCAGGTGACGCCCGGCTTTTCGCTGCATCAAGAGCTGGAGCTGCTCGTCGAGTCCGGCCTGCCTCCCGCCGCCGCCCTGCGCGCCGCGACCCTGCACAATGCGAAGGTGCTGAACCAGCAGGATCACCTCGGCGCAATCGCCGCCGGCAAGCTAGCCGACATCGTGCTGTTGACCGCCAATCCGCTGGAAGACGTCCGCAACACTCGCCGCATCGAGCTGGTCGTCCGGGGAGGCCGCGTCTGTCGGCCGTCGGAGATCTTGAAGCACGCGCCCGCGGAGTGA
- a CDS encoding M1 family aminopeptidase, with protein sequence MRTGIRCWMVGMILVCGAVESSAQQPTGRSEGRRPFAKPGAAKRTERIRTFDVKHIKAELTLDAAEKQVRGKVTHTLTAIDPNLSKVVLDCGPDIKIASATIGTDKTPCEVKNTDDKKLVVTLKEARRQGETFDLIIAYSASPKQGLQFVEPAPTHPGRPLAIWTQGEAEETRYWLPCYDFPNDQATSEMIITVARPLSVVSNGRLVETTENADGTRTFHWKMDQPHSSYLITVAASEFATFHDKVGDLPVDYYVTKNVDEATARRFMGRTPRMIEFFGKVTGQPYPYPKYAQVCLPEFNGGMENTSATSMTDDALLDAIEGLERDHDGLVAHELAHQWFGDLMTCKDWSHIWLNEGFASYFDPLFTEHARGEDEFRLRMRDELRTYLGSDRQYRRPIVESRYGAPTQMFDGMTYAKGGATLHMLRGYLGDDAWWKGIQAYVADRKFQVVDTDDFRKAVEKATGKDLKWFFDQWLSKAGHPELKVRWHYEPEDKTVRVKVEQTQKLDDQTPMFRLPTTIEITDAPGRARSVPIVIDGATHEFVIPAETKPQMVLMDPHGWLIKEVDFEKPADELRFQLEHARSVLDRLDAAHDLGRLAKQHSDVKPLLAEAWKKEKAIPARAELVELLATADEAYRPALTEAVKDPAARVRVQAVRGLSKLPRDDAAEAVLRAVWADAKEAYNARRAALKGLVGWKVKDADDLLAAGLKLPDGKHTLAATALELLLEQPDAKPRELAALYSKQGQPAALRTSALGAFDRLAKDDDALQDLIVGMVDDPDQHVRLRAWRLAHTLKIQKALPVLTARLGLESFGFNAHAREVLKAAVDALTKQLSSAAGTNPLEALGKQADDLERQAQELRKTIDALKAK encoded by the coding sequence ATGAGGACCGGGATTCGCTGCTGGATGGTCGGGATGATCCTGGTCTGCGGCGCGGTCGAATCGTCGGCTCAACAGCCGACCGGTCGATCCGAGGGCCGACGGCCGTTCGCCAAGCCGGGCGCGGCGAAGCGGACCGAGCGAATCCGCACGTTCGACGTCAAGCACATCAAGGCCGAGCTGACGCTCGACGCGGCTGAGAAGCAAGTTCGAGGCAAGGTGACTCACACCCTGACCGCGATCGACCCGAACCTGTCGAAGGTCGTGCTCGACTGCGGCCCCGACATCAAGATCGCCTCGGCGACGATCGGGACGGACAAGACGCCGTGCGAGGTCAAGAATACCGACGACAAGAAGCTGGTCGTCACGCTCAAAGAGGCCCGGCGGCAAGGCGAGACCTTCGACCTGATCATCGCCTATTCGGCGTCCCCCAAGCAGGGCCTGCAATTCGTCGAGCCAGCCCCGACCCATCCCGGCCGTCCGCTGGCGATCTGGACCCAGGGCGAGGCCGAAGAGACGCGGTACTGGCTCCCCTGCTACGACTTTCCCAACGATCAGGCGACGAGCGAGATGATCATCACCGTCGCCAGGCCGCTCTCAGTCGTCTCCAACGGACGGCTCGTCGAGACCACGGAGAACGCCGACGGCACGCGGACGTTCCACTGGAAGATGGACCAGCCGCATTCCAGCTACTTGATCACCGTGGCGGCGTCGGAGTTCGCCACGTTCCACGACAAGGTCGGCGACCTCCCCGTCGACTATTACGTGACGAAGAACGTCGACGAGGCGACCGCCCGCCGGTTCATGGGGCGCACGCCCCGGATGATCGAGTTCTTCGGCAAGGTCACCGGCCAGCCTTATCCGTATCCCAAATATGCTCAGGTTTGCCTCCCTGAATTCAACGGCGGCATGGAGAACACGTCGGCCACGTCGATGACCGACGACGCGCTGCTCGACGCGATCGAGGGCCTCGAACGCGACCACGACGGCCTCGTCGCCCACGAGCTGGCGCACCAGTGGTTCGGCGACTTGATGACGTGCAAGGACTGGTCGCACATCTGGCTCAACGAGGGGTTCGCGTCGTACTTCGACCCGCTGTTCACAGAGCACGCCCGGGGCGAGGACGAGTTCCGGCTCCGGATGCGCGACGAGCTGCGGACGTACCTGGGGAGCGACCGTCAGTATCGCCGGCCGATCGTCGAATCGCGGTACGGCGCCCCGACCCAGATGTTCGACGGCATGACCTACGCCAAGGGGGGCGCGACGCTCCACATGCTCCGCGGCTATCTCGGCGACGACGCCTGGTGGAAGGGAATCCAAGCCTACGTCGCCGACCGCAAGTTCCAGGTCGTCGACACCGACGACTTCCGCAAGGCCGTCGAGAAGGCCACGGGGAAGGATCTCAAGTGGTTCTTCGACCAGTGGCTCTCCAAGGCCGGCCACCCCGAGCTGAAGGTGCGTTGGCATTACGAGCCCGAGGACAAGACGGTCCGCGTCAAGGTCGAGCAAACCCAGAAACTCGACGACCAGACGCCCATGTTTCGCCTGCCGACCACGATTGAAATCACCGACGCCCCCGGCCGCGCGCGGTCGGTTCCGATCGTGATCGACGGCGCGACCCACGAGTTCGTGATCCCCGCCGAGACCAAGCCGCAAATGGTGCTGATGGACCCGCACGGCTGGCTCATCAAGGAGGTTGATTTCGAGAAGCCCGCCGACGAGCTGCGGTTCCAGCTCGAACACGCGCGGAGCGTCCTCGACCGCCTCGACGCCGCCCACGACCTCGGCCGGCTCGCCAAACAGCACTCCGACGTCAAGCCGCTGCTGGCCGAGGCCTGGAAGAAAGAGAAGGCGATCCCGGCGCGGGCCGAGCTGGTCGAGCTGCTCGCGACGGCCGACGAAGCCTACCGGCCGGCGCTGACGGAAGCCGTCAAGGACCCCGCCGCGCGGGTGCGCGTGCAGGCCGTGCGCGGCCTGTCGAAGCTGCCGCGCGACGACGCGGCCGAGGCCGTCTTGCGGGCCGTTTGGGCCGACGCCAAGGAAGCGTACAACGCGCGTCGGGCGGCCCTCAAGGGGCTGGTCGGCTGGAAGGTGAAAGACGCCGACGACCTGCTGGCGGCCGGTCTGAAGCTGCCCGACGGCAAGCACACGCTGGCCGCGACGGCGCTCGAACTGCTGCTCGAACAGCCCGACGCGAAGCCCCGCGAACTCGCCGCGCTCTATTCCAAGCAAGGCCAGCCGGCCGCGCTGCGCACCAGCGCGCTGGGCGCGTTCGATCGACTTGCGAAGGACGACGACGCGCTTCAAGACCTGATCGTCGGCATGGTCGACGACCCCGACCAACACGTCCGCCTCCGCGCCTGGCGACTGGCGCACACGCTCAAAATCCAGAAGGCGCTTCCCGTCCTCACTGCTCGGCTGGGGCTCGAAAGCTTCGGATTCAACGCCCACGCCCGCGAGGTCCTCAAGGCCGCCGTCGACGCGCTCACCAAGCAGCTTTCCAGCGCCGCCGGCACGAACCCGCTGGAAGCCCTCGGCAAGCAGGCCGACGACCTCGAACGCCAGGCCCAGGAGCTGCGTAAGACGATCGACGCGCTGAAGGCCAAGTAG
- a CDS encoding NAD(+) synthase, with translation MNPFGFVRIACASIRTAVANPEANAREIVGVLEQTADCDVVLFPELCLAGYTCADLFGQPTLTDAALRGLVHVARATEGSHRLVVVGLPLEVGPYLYNAAAVVSNGRVLGVVPKQHLPNYKEFYERRWFRAATGDEPAEIELLGGRTPFGIDLLFEAGSGVTVGVEICEDLWLPIPPSSFQALAGASILLNLSASNELIGKSGYRTDLVVGQSGRCVAAYAYAGSGPTESTTDLVFGGHCLIAENGRLLAESPRVGDGRPPRRDSYWIVQDVDVAKLQTDRRTTTSFEPPPGLALRSFRRIPFHLPATTFDLKRFVPAAPFVPAEGPELNRRCSEIFEIQCAGLAKRIEQLPAGSTLNLGVSGGLDSTLALLVAVKTLDLLGIERSKLRGLTMPGFGTTSRTRTNAIDLMQHLNVEAETIDVSELALRSFQELNHAPFGIDCRSMDLEAFRKALHDVPPEKRHDLVFENVQARLRTFLLMSRGFVVGTGDLSESALGWSTYNADHMSMYNPNCSIPKTLVRFLVRHVAMTEFPAGPVRDTLISIADTTISPELLPASAKGEITQSTEDALGPYELHDFILYHAVRCAYPPEKILFISKFAAFSKPYTSDQIEKTMKTFYRRFFQQQYKRSCVPDGPKVGSVSLSPRGDWRMPSDADSFEWLRWAEG, from the coding sequence ATGAATCCTTTCGGTTTTGTACGAATCGCCTGCGCCTCGATCCGGACCGCGGTGGCGAACCCCGAGGCCAACGCGCGTGAGATCGTCGGCGTGCTCGAACAGACGGCCGACTGCGACGTCGTCCTCTTTCCCGAGCTGTGCCTCGCCGGCTACACGTGCGCCGATCTGTTCGGCCAGCCGACGCTGACCGACGCCGCCCTGCGCGGTCTGGTGCACGTCGCGAGGGCGACCGAGGGGAGCCACCGGCTGGTGGTCGTCGGCCTGCCGCTGGAGGTCGGGCCGTACCTGTACAACGCCGCGGCGGTCGTCTCCAACGGCCGGGTGCTGGGCGTCGTCCCCAAGCAGCATTTGCCGAATTACAAGGAGTTTTACGAGCGCCGATGGTTCCGCGCGGCGACCGGCGACGAGCCCGCCGAAATCGAGCTGCTGGGTGGTCGCACGCCATTCGGGATCGACCTGCTGTTCGAGGCCGGCTCGGGCGTGACGGTCGGCGTCGAGATCTGCGAGGACCTCTGGCTGCCGATCCCGCCGAGTTCGTTCCAGGCGCTGGCGGGGGCGTCGATCCTCCTGAACCTGTCGGCCAGCAACGAATTGATCGGCAAGAGCGGTTACCGGACCGACCTGGTGGTGGGGCAGTCGGGCCGTTGCGTCGCGGCCTACGCTTACGCGGGGAGTGGGCCGACGGAGTCGACGACCGACCTGGTCTTCGGCGGCCACTGTCTGATCGCCGAGAACGGCCGGCTGCTCGCGGAGTCGCCGCGCGTGGGGGACGGCCGTCCCCCACGCCGCGACTCGTACTGGATCGTTCAGGACGTCGACGTCGCCAAGCTCCAGACCGATCGCCGCACCACGACCTCGTTCGAGCCGCCGCCGGGCCTCGCCCTTCGCTCGTTCCGGCGGATTCCGTTCCACCTCCCCGCGACGACGTTCGACCTCAAGCGGTTCGTCCCCGCCGCGCCGTTCGTGCCGGCGGAAGGACCTGAGCTGAACCGCCGCTGCTCCGAGATCTTCGAAATCCAGTGTGCCGGCCTGGCCAAGCGGATCGAGCAGCTTCCGGCCGGCTCGACGCTGAACCTGGGGGTCTCCGGCGGCCTCGACTCGACCCTCGCGTTGCTGGTCGCGGTCAAGACGCTCGACTTGCTGGGCATCGAGCGGTCGAAGCTGCGCGGGCTGACGATGCCCGGGTTCGGGACGACCAGCCGGACTCGCACGAATGCGATCGACCTGATGCAGCACCTGAACGTCGAGGCCGAGACGATCGACGTCTCCGAGCTGGCGCTGCGGTCGTTCCAGGAACTCAACCACGCGCCGTTCGGGATCGACTGTCGGTCGATGGACCTGGAGGCGTTTCGCAAGGCGCTCCACGACGTGCCGCCCGAGAAGCGGCACGACCTGGTGTTCGAGAACGTTCAGGCGCGGCTGCGGACGTTCCTCTTGATGTCGCGCGGGTTCGTGGTCGGCACCGGCGACCTCTCCGAATCGGCCCTCGGCTGGTCGACGTACAACGCCGATCACATGAGCATGTACAACCCGAATTGCTCGATCCCGAAAACGCTCGTGCGGTTCCTGGTCCGCCACGTGGCGATGACGGAGTTCCCGGCCGGGCCGGTGCGCGACACCTTGATCTCGATCGCCGACACGACGATCTCGCCCGAGCTGCTGCCGGCCTCGGCGAAGGGCGAGATCACGCAGTCGACCGAGGACGCGCTCGGCCCCTATGAGTTGCACGACTTCATCCTCTACCACGCCGTGCGGTGCGCGTATCCGCCCGAGAAGATCCTTTTCATCAGCAAGTTTGCCGCGTTCTCGAAGCCATACACGTCGGACCAGATCGAGAAGACGATGAAGACGTTCTACCGCCGCTTCTTCCAGCAGCAATACAAACGCTCATGCGTCCCCGACGGCCCCAAGGTCGGCTCCGTCAGCCTCTCCCCCCGCGGCGACTGGCGCATGCCCTCCGACGCCGATTCGTTCGAATGGCTGCGGTGGGCGGAGGGGTGA
- the nfi gene encoding deoxyribonuclease V (cleaves DNA at apurinic or apyrimidinic sites) — translation MEFAPLHSWDVDPAEARAIQKSLAANVDVSPPLGPWETIAAADVSYNKYSDWLYAAVIVVRAGTFELVERVGVVGKATFPYIPGLLSFREAPVVLEAFRKLQARPDVVLCDGQGTAHPRRLGLACHLGLWLELPTIGCAKSLLCGKYDEPGPDRGDRSPLVHRGEVVGSVVRTRSRVSPVYVSPGHRCDLESAVAVTLATSLKYRLPVPARLAHEYVNAIRRAADEDRTLPL, via the coding sequence ATGGAATTCGCGCCCCTCCACTCCTGGGACGTGGACCCCGCCGAGGCGAGGGCGATTCAGAAGTCGCTGGCGGCGAACGTCGACGTCTCGCCCCCGCTCGGGCCGTGGGAGACGATTGCGGCGGCCGACGTGTCGTACAACAAGTACAGCGATTGGCTCTACGCGGCCGTAATCGTCGTGCGGGCGGGGACGTTCGAGCTGGTCGAGCGGGTCGGGGTGGTCGGCAAGGCGACGTTCCCGTATATCCCGGGCCTGCTCTCGTTCCGCGAGGCGCCCGTCGTGCTGGAAGCCTTCCGGAAGTTGCAGGCTCGCCCCGACGTCGTCCTCTGCGACGGCCAGGGGACCGCGCACCCGCGCCGGCTCGGCCTGGCCTGCCATCTTGGGCTCTGGCTCGAGCTGCCCACGATCGGCTGCGCCAAGTCGCTCCTCTGCGGCAAGTACGACGAGCCTGGCCCCGACCGAGGAGACCGCAGCCCGCTGGTCCACCGGGGCGAGGTCGTCGGCTCGGTCGTCCGGACCCGCTCACGCGTCAGCCCCGTCTACGTTTCCCCCGGCCACCGCTGCGACCTGGAGAGCGCCGTCGCCGTGACGTTGGCGACGTCCCTCAAGTACCGGCTCCCCGTCCCGGCCCGCCTCGCCCACGAGTACGTCAACGCCATCCGCCGCGCCGCCGATGAAGACCGGACGCTGCCGCTTTGA